Part of the Limihaloglobus sulfuriphilus genome is shown below.
GCCCCGGGAGAGGGCGAATTTGTCGAGCAGCTTTCACGCTATGGGCATATCCTGCTGCCGAGCAACTGGTGCATGAATCTGACGGTTCTATCCTCGGGCACTCTGGAATACGATGTCCCGCTGAATTTTCATACGATAGACCCCTCAGCGGTTGACTACAGCGACAAGAGCCCGGCTGTCTCGTTTATCATGAGTGACGGCGATAATGTGCAGTGGCTGATGGGCGATTTTGTGCATAATCAGTATTACTGGGCAAGCCCCAATCACGGTGATTACCCGATCGGCTGGGGGATGCCTTACGGGGATCTCGACCAGGTATGCCCGGAGGTGATGGAGGTGCTGTATAACACTCAGCCGCGAAATGCTACTATCAACCTGCACGCAGGCGGATATTATATGCCGGATATCTTTGGTGAATATCTGGACGATAAAGAAGCCGAGGCTGCTCTTCGCAAACACGCCCGCAGAGTCGGCTATTACATAAACAAGTACGGGCTTAGAACCTGTATGTTCCTGTGCCGGGATTTGGATTCGCCCGGAGCGATCAAGGCATATACGATATTCGCCGAGGAGATTGAAGAGCTTGCCGGCATGTTTGTCATTCAGTACATGCCTTATAATCCCCAGGACGGCGGCGTTTACTGGGTGAAAAACTCCAAAGGCGTTGATATTCCGGTGATTTCCTGTGAATATCTGATCTGGGCCAATACCAACATGGCAAAGGCCGGTACGCCCGCGGCGGTTGCCCGCATGATAAACGAAGACGCGGCAAAGGCGCAGAGCAGCGGTCAGAGATACCTTGAGTGGGGCATGACGCATACCTGGTCGGGCTTCAAGAAGATCGAGGGTAATGACGAAAAGGCCGAGAATGACCAGTTTATGGCGCCGGGAACCCAGGCCGCCGTGACCCCAACCGGCTGGTGCGTAGATAGACTTGACGAGGATATTAAGGTAATTACCCCCGAGGAGCTTTTATGGCGGCTTAGAATGGAACGAAATCCGGCAGACACAGAAAAAGCCATAAACGCAATCGGCCGCGGGAAGTAAATTTCAAGAGTACGAACATAAACTAATTTTTTTTCAGGAAGCAAAATGGGCGGATATTTCAGCGTTATCGACTACATCATCATAGCATCTTACGGAATCGTATTGCTTGGAATAGGTTTTTTACTTAAGGAAAAGGCCTCTGAGAGCCTTGAGGATTATTTCCTCGGCGGGCGGCGTCTGCCCTGGTGGCTGCTGGGATGTTCCGGTATGGCATCATGGATCAGCCTTACCGGCTCTATGGTTATTGTGGCATTTCTGTATCTGCTCGGGCCTCGCGGCATATATGTCGAGTTTCGCGGCGGGGCAGGGCTGATTCTGATATTTATGATGATCTGGACGGGTAAGTGGCACCGTCGAAGCGGCTGTATTACCGGAGCCGAATATATGAAGTTCCGTTTCGGTGACAGTATGGGCGCTGCGACGACACGGCTGGTAAGCGTGCTGGCGGTGATTCTGAGCACGGTGGCGATGCTGGCGATGTTCATCAAGGGGCTGGGAATCTTTATGGCGATGTTTATACCGCTGACGCCCTGGCAATGTTCGCTGCTGTTTATCGGCGTAGTGACGATATATACGATATTTTCCGGTTTTTACGGCGTTGTTGTAACGGACGTTTTGCAGTCGGTGCTGTTTTTTGTCGGCACCATTGGAGTGTGCATATACACAATGCGGCTGACAGGCAGCGCAGAAGAATTCGGTAACCTGGCGGCTTCTGTTTCGGGCAATCAGGACTGGATGAGCAGCGTCCCGTCATATTTTACGAACCTGCCCAAAGGTTACGAAACATACCAGTACCTGTTCTGGTTTGCGGTGATATGTCTTTTGCAGAATATTCTCTTCGGCTCAGCTTCCGGTGCTGACCCGAAATACTTCGCCGCAAGAAGCGACAAGGAATGCAGCCAGCTGAGCATACTCTGGGGGCTTACCCTTGGTATCCGCTGGGTTATTATGATAGCCTTTACCGTACTGGGGATTATCCTCATATCAAATATACTTCCAGACCAGGGTGTTCTTGCAACTGCCGGCGAGATTGTAAAGGATGCTTTCCCGCAGGTCAGGGCCACCGGCTGGAATGATCTGGTGAATTCTATCGCCAGTTTCCCCCAAAGTGATAAGTATGCCGCGATAGTGCCCAGCCTCCAGGAGGTTCTTGGAGATAACTGGCAGACAAAAATGCGGCTGATTGATTTTCACGGCAATGTCAACCCCGAGGCTATAATGCCGGTAGTTCTGCTTCAGAGCATACCGGTTGGATTCAGGGGGATAATCATGGTCGCTCTTATCGCCTCTATCATGTCATCGTTCGACTCGGCGGTTAATACGGCGACGGGCTTTTTTACGCGTGATCTGTATCAGTTTGTTGTCCGGCCCAAAGCCTCTCACAAAGAGCTGATCATGGCAAGCTACATATTCATCTTCGCTCTTGTGCTGGTGAGTTTCCTCTTTGCCTTCTCACTGGAAAGCGTAAACGACATCTGGGGATTCCTCGTGATGGGCCTGGGAACGGGCCTTATGGTTCCTGGTATCCTGAAGTTCTACTGGTGGCGTTTCAATACTGCCGGCTTCAATATCGGAATGCTGGCGGGCATGATTCTGGCGGCGGTTACAAGGCTGGCAACTACCGGCGGCTTTGGTGATGCGGTAGCCGAGATGCCGTTTTTTGTGTTCCTCTCGGATGAACGTACGCAGTTCTTTGTCCTGTTCTTTGCCGTGCTGTTTATCTCTGTTGCCGCGGCCCTGCTGACACGGCCGACAAAGACGCATATACTCGAGAATTACTATATTAAAACACGTCCATTCGGTTTATGGGGCCCGCTCAAATCACGCCTCAAAGCTGAATGCAGGCTCAACATGGAGGCCGAGCACCGCAGGGATCTGATTGCGGTTCCGTTTGCCATGCTCTGTCAGGTTACGTTCTTTATACTCCTGATGCAGTTCGTGCTAAAGCAGTCGCGGCAGATGTTTATAACTTTGAGCATATTTGCCGTATCAGCCGTAATACTCTACGTGGTCTGGTACAGCAAACTTGACAAGATGGATTATCCGGTTGAGCTCGAGCCGGAGGCTAAAGCCTGATTCGAAAATCCGTGCCGCTAATCCGTGCTTTGGGCAGTTTTCTTCATAGATGCTTTAAACATGACAATACCTGCTATCAGCAATGCGCCGCCGACGAAGATGTTCATCTTTAACGCATAGGCGTTTTCGATCCACGGCAGTATTGCCAGCATCATTACACCTATGGCGGCAACGGCAACGCCTACAACACGGAAAGGTGATATGGCAGAATCTGAAGTGTCTGTTAAATTCAGGTTCTCCTCGCCGGGAAGTTTGCCTAAAGGCAGCTCGAGACGCTCGAAAAATTCATCAACGCGCTGCTTTACTTTTGGGCTGTGGGCTGTCAGGAGACTGGTTATAATCATAACCAGGACTGTCGCGGAGGATGTTGATATAAGAATGACGTTTTCTTTTTGTATTTCCCAACCGAATAATTGCACGGACTTAGGCAAAGCGAAGAAAAGTATAAGGCCTGTTGTGATGCCTGCCAGGTATCCGTACAGGGAGCCTTTGTTGGTGATTTTCTTTGTCAATATGCCCAGAATCATCGGGAACGCTATTGGGGCGGTAAATACGCTGAAAAGCTGTACCATGTTCTTGAAGAGGTCTTCGCCGCCGGCCTCAACCATCAGCAGTGCCACTCCCAATGCCAGCAGGCCGGTAATCAGAGTAGCGATACGCCCGGCAGTCAGCAGCTCTCTCTGGGAGGCGCCGGGGCGTAAGAATCTTCTGTAAACATCGTTTGTCATAACATTTGCGACCACGTTGTAATCGCTGCTGAGCATTGACATCGTCGCCGCCAGCATCGCCGCGATAGTCAGCCCCAGAAGCCCTGTCGGCAGCAGCTGAAGGCATAGAAGCGGATAGACCTCTTTTGGCATTGTATCGGCGGGCAGAAACTGCCTTGCCGCCATCGCGGGAACATACATGATAATCGGCGTTATCAGGCAAAGGGCAACGACCATGTAGCTGACCTTGCGGACATCCCTCTCTGTAGGCACACAGGTGTAACGCTGTATCAGCTGCCAGTGCACACTTGACATAGAAAGGCTGTACATAAATATCATACACCCGATGTAAAACAGGTTATAATCGCCGCCGGTCAAGCGGAAAAAGCCTTCCGGTGAGTTCTGAAAAAACTCCCTTACGCCGCCGACCTGGTGAAGCGATAAAGGGAAAAGCAGCAAGATCGCTGCGAGCATGACTATGAACTGTATAAAGTCCGTTGTTGTTACCGCCCATAAGCCGCCCATGAAAGTGTAGAGGAGTATAACAACAGCCGACCAGATCATGCTCTGTTTGAGCGGCAGGCCAAGCGTAGAGGATAGGAAAATTCCGATTGCCACGATTTTGAGCGCATCATCAATGATTTTTACCGGCAAGCCCTGCCATGCGGAAAACTGGCGAAGTGTCGCCCCGAATCTGGTCTCGAGATATTCAACAGGGCTGTCCAGACGTGCTCTTCTCCATCTTATGCCAAAGAAGAGTCCGCCCAGAAGCGCTGCCGGTATGTATGTCCAGAACAGGGTAATGGGCAGCCAGCCGTACTCATATGCCAGGGCAGAGTAAACCACAAAGCCAAACGCGCTGAAACAGCTCATGTAGAACGAAACGCCGCTGAGCCACCATGTTATGTTGTTTGAGCCGCTGAAAAAATCCTTCATCACCCGCATACGCCTGTAAAAATACAGACCTATGGCGACCATTATAAGGAAGTAGGTGATAATAATAAAATAATCAGGGTTCTTCAATTCTCTTGCAGCCAATAAAAACATTAATTAAACTCCCATGTTAAGTGGTATAAATTAAAAATTAAACGCAGCCGGGGAAATTCCTTACGCCTCGCAGCTCTGCGCTTGTTTCAAGAATTTTATCAAATTGCTCTTTTGTGACATTTTCCGGGATTCCGCCCGAATCCATAAGCATAAGACGCCCTTTTTTACGCCCTGCGCCGGTTAGATACTCCAAGTGCTCTCTCTGCCGCTGGAATGGCCAGTCCCAGAAACTTGCGGGGAATCCGCCGGTTACAACGAAACTGTCTCCGTAGCGGTCTAAGATTTTTTCTATATCAAAACCCTCTTCCGGATCAAAGGGGTTTACGAAATCAAATCCGCATTCCACCAGATCGTCAAGAAGGGGAGTGATGGCACCGTGGCTGTGCAGGTGAACGGTCGCTCCCCGGCTGTGGGCCAGGTCGCAGAGTCTGCTGTGCCATGGTTTGAAGAATTTTCTGTAATAATCCGGAGAAAGAAGCAGGGTTTGCTTTGAGCCCAGGTCATCGCATAATGCAATACTGTCGGCGCCGGCATTTATTATCATCTCAGCGGCCTTTAGGTTCCAGTTTCCCAGCTTATCCAGTGCCGCGTTTATAAGCTCAGGTTCGATTGCCAGAGCCATCAGGGTAACTTCGTAATCCATCAGGAAATAATGGAGGCCGGAGAAAAACCCGTTGAGCGAGACTGTCGTATATTCGCCGCGTGAGACAAGATATTCGATGTCCTTTTTGAGTCCTTCGTACCGCTGCGGTGCGGCAGGGTCGGGCAGCTCAAGCATCTCAATATCTTGTATGGTTTTAACCGGATGATTGTAAGCGTGAGTGAAGTGAGGCTTGAGCTGGGCCTTAACCAGGACGCCTGTTTCATACTCGGCAATAATTTCGTTTTCCTTTCGGCTGACAAGGCGAAGCATGAATTCGCCGGGCCCGCCGTGGCCGAAGGATATGTTGGCGAATTTGCCTAAACATGCCAGGCATCTGCCGGTATAGTTGTTAAATGAAATCATTTTGTCCAGCTGGGCCTCACCCATAGCAGAGCTGTCAAAATCCTTCGGCGCATTATAGAGCCACATGGGTTTGTAATGACAGCTTTGGGGTGTAAGCTCTCTGGCAAGATTTCCGTTGAAAAAGGACATCCAGTGCTGCGGCAGGGGGGCATCCTTATTGCCTGCTAGAATTTCCTGTATCCATTGTCTTTTATTCATGATGTCAATGTTTCCAAAATTTTAAAGTTTTTTCTATTCAACCGGGAAGCCTTCGAGCAGGGTCGAGCCGGGCTCAAGCATTTCCATAAGCCATATCGAGCTGCACGAACCGGCGTATTTTGAGGCTGAAACAGAGTTTCCGTGGCTTGAATGAGAGAACCGCTGCGCAACCGAGTCCATGGACATACCCAGAGAATCGGAGCAGTGCTCCCATATCGCCTTTAGAAGAGATGCCCGAACTGCCGGTGTATCATCCATGAAATTGTAGTAGTAAGCAAGGGTCAGCCAGAGCAGAGATCCCCTTGAGCCGTGAGAAAACCACTGATACTTCTTGCCGTTGATCACAGAAGGCAGAAATGATGTTTCCAGACGTTCTTTGATTGCATCTTTAAGGCCTTGATCCTTGAGGGTGTAGTACATCCAGAAGATTCCCTCCGCCTGAAAATAGCTTGCGGTTGAGTAATCGCCGTCGATAAAGTGCTTAGTATCCCGCACGGCTATATCATGGTAATACGGGCAGTCCTCCAGAACGTCCAGAGCCCCCATAACGCCGATACATATACCAAGGACGTAATCAGGGCCTCTTTCTTCGCGTTTTCTTTCGTGCCATTGTTCTTTGGTATCCCAGTTGCTGGTCATATACCCAAAGCCGTAGTTGCCGGGGCGGGTCCATTTGTCTTTGCCGAATTTTTCCTGGAGCATTTTGGATTTTTCGGGGCTAATATAGAATGTGTGCCGCCAGTCCACGTAATTTTTAGCCGCACGCATACATCTCTCCGCCAGCTCAGGCTCAAATTCCAGAGCCATCTGTGCCAGCCCCAAAGCGACAGAGCCGTTGTCAGCCACCCAGCGGATTTTTCTCATTTCGCTGTATCCCAGTGGTATAGAGCCGTCTGGGTCCTGAACGGAGCAGATCATGTCTGATAACTCCTCTGCCGCGCGGATAAAATCTTGAGGCCTGGTGTCCCCGAGAACATCCTGATTACGCTGCAGGGCGTCTTTGTTCTGCTGGAGGTATTTGCCCAGCTGAAGCATTGCCCGTGCCCCGTAAAGGTCGATAAAGAAGTGGTTGCTGATACGTTTGTCCCTGTGTGTTGTGCGAAGATCAAGCATGTTTTTGCCGACCTTGATCAGAGACTTTTCAATACTTACCCTGTCTTCTAAGATATCAACGCCTCTGTCTGTTTTGACCGTTACTTTCCAGTCAAAATCGAGCAGCGGGAAATCTCTGCCGATTTCACCCAGCTCCAGAACACACTCCTGTGTCTGGTCGGGGCCTATCTCAATCTCGCGGCTGACATTGATCTGATTTCCGCCGGCGATGAGGCTCAAACTTCCTTTGACTTGTGAGTTAAGCGGGTTGTCCAGAGACACCTGGCAAAGCAGATTTTCCGGATCCTGGTCAAACTCAGAGGTGAACAGAGTTATCTTTCGTATTTTGGGTTTATAAAGCAGGAAGTCGCACGTTTGCTTTAGTATCTTTCCCATAACCGAGTCTGCTGAATAATCCGCGCCTTCTATGCCGAAGAGGCCAAAGCCGGCTCGTTTGCGGGGGCCCTCGATATGGACACGGATTTCTGCCGCAGGTCCCATGATTCTGCCGTTATTGTCAACTGCGTTGAGAATGGGAATCCGTCTGATATTAGAATTGTGCAATGTCTCGTAGAGGCCTTTATCAGTGCCAAGGCTGGTTGTGCTCTTGTCGTTTCGCAGATAGGGGGGTATCTCATGCAGACCGGTATAGCTGAAATCACACTGGCCGTTATAAATATTCTGTCCAAGCGCAGGTTCAACCCGGGCGGCATCGTCAAACTTTACTGCGTCAAGGAAGGGGCTTACAACCCATTGGGGGTATTGTGCAGAAGCCTGTTCGAGAGGGATTTTCCATTTACGCAGATCTGATGATGCGACGTTTTCAAACCGCGAGGCTCTTCCAAGATAAACCGGTCCCAGTGCAAAACTGCCCGGCTTGTCCCGCCAGAGATTTGACACGTCCAGGCCGATTTGCAGGCTCTTGAGATTTGACGGGTCGAGCGGGGCCGCGGCTTTTCGGCTCTTTTGCGGCATAAAGTCAAATACCGATACGGTGTAGTCCCGCCAGTCTCTGCCAAGCTCGACAAAACGATACCACTCGTCACCGTTGTTGTCAATAATCTTGAGCGTCAGGATGTCCACCTCGTAGTCGCCTCTGGCCTGGAAGTTTAACACTGTCCGATGACGGTTATGATAACGGCTTAGAGGGATATCGACAAAAATATCGCCCATAGCCAAATCCGGCGTGATCAGCCAGACTGCATCTTCATTGCCGCATGTTTTTATATTGAGCTGCTGAATTTTGTCGATGTCTTTGAGCTCTGAATCGTCTGGTTTGATAAGAGACCAAGTTTTTTTGGCGAAATCCGCGATCTGCACCGGCTGGACGCTTTTTCGGGAATAATCAAATGCCCCGGGTGATAATAACACAAGGCTGTTTGGCCCCGAGAGGTATTTGTCAAGAGCGATTCTGGCCTGCGGAGGGAAAACTGTCTCCGGGCCGATAACGAGCAATGATGCATCAATCTTGTCTATTTCCTCCAGCTCTGCGGGCTCAAGGATTTTTACGTCCGTACCGTCCTGAGCAAGCAGGTCTGCCAGAGGTTTTGAGTCTTTAGCCTGTGAGCAGTAAAGGGCAATTGTTTTTTCGTCTTTCGCCGCAGCTTCATTTGAAATTGCCGGAAGACTGGCGGCGGCTGCGATTAATACAAAAAAATACGCTGAAATTCTGGCTTTGAAGAAATTTTTAAGATACATCAATAACTCCATTTAAAATAACTGTTTGTAATTGGTTTTTCAGGTCTGTACAAATACCATTCTTGCATATATTCGGTGAATTTATTGCTTCTCTAATCTTATTTGCCGGCCGGCTTAGTGATCAGCCCGATACTCTCCAGCAGGCTTAATCCCGTATGGTAGTTTGGGTCAAGATCCGGCACAGCGGGTATCACATTTACCGGCAAGGCATTTTCGTCGATCGTCTGGTAAGCCAGCAGGTTCTTGCTGCTGTTTATATAATTATTTATGAAAGCGTTATGGGATTTTATAAATATGTTTTCCAGCTCATCTCCAAGATTGTTTCCTGCGGGCAGATTCATACATAAAAGAGCTGCTCTGATCGTTTCAGGCAGTGACCACCAGGGCATCGTCGGATTATATGCGCTGCGGCTGCGAAGGTCAAAAAGTTTATATATACCGCCTGCTTGAGTGTTAAAGCCGAGATTGAAATGGTGAACAAATATTTTTGGGACCAGCATTTCTATTTCCCTGATGTGGGAGAGCTGCTGCTGCGTTATGCCATTAAAACACCTGCACAATGCCGCGAATTTCAGCGTAAGTCCGACAAACTCCAGGACATGCCCCACGTCGCATAGAATATGCTCATCCTGCTTATAGGGCTTGCCGCTGTTGTCGATATATTCGCAGAAATCGTACTGCTCAAGCTCTTTGAACTGCTTTGTGCAGTTTACATAATTTTCCAGGATATAGTCTATCAGTTTAAGAGCCCGGTCGGCTGTTTCGATGTCCGGCTCGTTTTTCATCAGCAGGCATATCGCGCCGATTTGAATCATAAAATGGCTGTAGCCGTTTCTGCCGTTTTTATTTCCTACTGGGTTCAACGGGTCGGTTTGCGGCTGGTCTGTCCTGAAGCTGCCGTTCCAGATAGCATGCTCTACCCGTGAAATATACTCGCGTCCGGTTCTCATGAGTTTCCTGTCGTTAAGGTAGCAGGCCGCGGCGTATATCCCCTTGCTGCAGAAAAGGTCGCTGAAATTGTAAGGGGAGTCTTCATCGAGTTTTACTTCTCTGACGCTGCCCTTTGGCTCAACAAAACAAGCCCTGCCCGAGGGTGAGATACAAAAAAACATGTGGCCGCAGTTTTTCTCTCTGGCAGCCAGTACGCTCTCAAGAACAGTTTTAAGAACTTTGTCAGTCCTTTGAGCAAGGCTGCCGCAGTCAGGGTCATCACAATTATTTTTAATCCAGTCGGCCAGAATACTCAGGCTTTCTAACGCTCTGCCCTGAATCCATGAGTAAACGGCGTTTTTTCCGCAGAAAGGGTCGCTTTCATCGGCATCAGAGCCGGTAATCAGATTGTATTTTGTGTCTATCCAGGGGTAGCTCTTATTGCGCTCGAATCGTTCTATTATAAATAAAAGATTTGAAAGCATTATGGCCTTGTAGTCACCTGCTGCCGCGTTGTAATCTTCAATCGAAGGTTTTTGCCCCAGAGTGATGCCGTAATAACGCAGGAGTGATTCACGCTTGTTAACAGAATTTTTTGTTAAAAGATTCAAATGATAACCCTGTTGTTTTCCCTTTTAAATCTGTTCTTCAAATAAGGGCCGGACCTTTAGAAGTCCGGCCCTCTGTTAAAACTTATCTGGTTAGAAAACAGTCATTTTTGACTGCAATTCTAAAATCTGATTAAAAACATTCATTTGGGTCAGAAGAGTTGCACTCCAGCCAGCCGGCTGCCACCAGGCTGAAATCTGCGAGATTAACCTTACAGTTAGCATCGGCATCGCCGGGCAGTGGAACGTATTCCGGCTGAGCCTTGGCGTGTTCACATCCGTTGATATAAACCGTTACTATAACATTGTCTGTTACAATAAATTCAGAATCAGTAACCTCAACCTGGAACTCGTATTCGCCTGCTTCGGTGAAAGTTACAGTTGGGTCTTCGATAGAATCCGAATCAAAGCTGTACCCTTCGGGACCAGAAACTTTAGTCCAGGTGTAAGCAAGCTCTCCGGGAGGCGTCGGCTCGCCGTCATCTGCTGCCGTAATATCAATCGCCGCAACAGCTTCATCTGGAGCAAGCCAGGTGTCAAGGTCTTCTCCCGCGTCAACTGTCGGTGAAGTGTTGTCCGGCGTTCCGGAGAAACGCACCTCGGAGAAAGCCACATTTGTCGAGCTGAAACTGCTGAAGCTGTCAAACTTTATATACTGATAACTCTGTGTGGGTGAGAGGGGGATGATTTTTGATGTATCCCACGGCCAGTCCAGGGGGTTATCCAGGCTGAAAGTTCCGAGGCTCTCCCAGTTAGCCTTGTCGTTTGAGACGCTGATTTCAAAGTTCGAAATGGCGCAGTTTTCCAGATAACCGCCATAGCTGTGGTTGAAATTCCAGATGCGCACGCCGTTTAAGCTTGTAGTGGTCTCCAAAGCAAAAACTATTTCTGCACTTGAAGGTGAATCTGCGCTGCACCAGTGGTAATCGTAAGACGCCGCTGTGTGGTAACCGGTATCGTAGAGACCGTTTCCGTTGATGACATTTTCTGCCTCATAATACTGACTGTATGCGGTTGTAGAGCTGTCAACTGTCACCTCATCGATTTCTTTCCACCATTCGGGGATACATCTTACCGTTGTGAACTGGTAAACCTCATAGCTGGAATCATCAGCGCTGAGCTCCAGCTCGTAGAGTCCGTAATCGCTGAAAGTTACTTCCGTAGCAGGGTCTGAGGAGTCGGTAAAGGTTACATTTCCGGGGCCGCTGATTTTGCTCCAGCTGATGCTCGGCGTGCCGCCGTCATCTGTTACAGCTCCTTTGAGTGTAGCATTTAACCCCTTCAACTGTTGAGGTTTGCCTGCAAAGACGTACGGCGGTTCATTGCTTGTGCCGTTGCCGTAGAACTTTACTTCAGAAAGGCCTGCGTAACTGGCATCGCCGTAAGTTGTAAGAGGTACAAATTTAACATAAGTTACGGGCTCTGTATGTGATATCGGGATTGTCTCGCCGGGGTAGTCGTCCTGACCTGTTCCGCGTCCAAGGGTAAACACGCCCAGGCTGGTATAGGAGCCTCCGTTACGAACCAGAATCTCCATCTCCTGAGTGCCTCTGCTGGTATAACCGTTTCTGTTGAAGTTCCAAATATGTATATCTGTGAGATAGTATGGAATCGGTCCGAGCTTGAATTCTATAAACTGATCGCCGTTAACGACCTTTGTTCCTATTCCATTCATCCAGTAGGCGTATTCCCAGCGGTCTCCAGTGTGGAATCCTGTTTCAGTGTCAAGACCGTAGCCGTTGACGACGTAATCCGGATAGAAGTCGTAACGTGAGCCGTAATAATAACTTGAGTAATCCCAGACAACTACGTCCTGAATTTCAACAGCCGAAATAACACCTGAAATCAAAAAAATTGAAATTAAAAACAATGTTTTTTTCATTTTGAACTCCTTATTAAGATAAATTTAATTTTTTTACTTAAACTATGTATAACAACACCGTAAAGAAGTATTCCTAAGCCATGCCTCCTTTCTTATTGATATAATATATTTGTCCTCTCATAAAATCAGTCTAATTTCCAGAAGGGGTGTTTGGGGACATAAGCCCTGCCAAGTCTTTCCTGGTCTTCCCAGAGATCCTCGTATTGCACCCTTTCGACATGTCCATCCAGAAGCGTCACATTGCATCCGCCGTAGTGAGCTTTAGGATTTCCGTAATTGAACGGTCTTGGTGCTCCGCCGTAGCTTATGATCGAATCCTTGACGCCATTGCGGTCATAATCGTCAACAAAGCCCATGCCTGGGTCACGGGGATTATAAACCCAGTGGCTTATCGCATCAGGGCCCAGCAGCCCCCCGCAGTCCATGTAAGCCATAGCAGAAGCGGTGTTTTTGACTTTCGACATTTTAAAGTGCGGGTATTCCTTACCGTAATAGTGTCCGTAATAGAACGGGGAAGTCTTGCCGTCCCAGCAGAAGTTGACCCCGATTCGTATAGGAGACTGCCTTGTGCTGGCCGGGCAGGTGCGAAGTTCAGTCGTGAACGCTTCACTTTCGTGCTTACTACCTTTTGAGCTGTCTTCGTTTATGCTTATGTAAGGAGCCAGCGCTTCATACCAGTAAACATTTGCTACACCGCTCGGGGGCTTGTCCGTAGTTGGACAGTAAGTAGCGAAATAAGGTATGATGTCGGAGTTTGAAGTTGAATAGGCGTGGAGTGCGAGCCCGTACTGCCGCATTCTTGACTGGCATACAACAGATTTGGCCTGCTCTCGAACTTTGCTTAACGCCGGCATGAGAATAGCCA
Proteins encoded:
- a CDS encoding type II secretion system protein, with amino-acid sequence MAKKVSKGFTLIELLVVISIIALLMAILMPALSKVREQAKSVVCQSRMRQYGLALHAYSTSNSDIIPYFATYCPTTDKPPSGVANVYWYEALAPYISINEDSSKGSKHESEAFTTELRTCPASTRQSPIRIGVNFCWDGKTSPFYYGHYYGKEYPHFKMSKVKNTASAMAYMDCGGLLGPDAISHWVYNPRDPGMGFVDDYDRNGVKDSIISYGGAPRPFNYGNPKAHYGGCNVTLLDGHVERVQYEDLWEDQERLGRAYVPKHPFWKLD
- a CDS encoding DUF4350 domain-containing protein, whose protein sequence is MYLKNFFKARISAYFFVLIAAAASLPAISNEAAAKDEKTIALYCSQAKDSKPLADLLAQDGTDVKILEPAELEEIDKIDASLLVIGPETVFPPQARIALDKYLSGPNSLVLLSPGAFDYSRKSVQPVQIADFAKKTWSLIKPDDSELKDIDKIQQLNIKTCGNEDAVWLITPDLAMGDIFVDIPLSRYHNRHRTVLNFQARGDYEVDILTLKIIDNNGDEWYRFVELGRDWRDYTVSVFDFMPQKSRKAAAPLDPSNLKSLQIGLDVSNLWRDKPGSFALGPVYLGRASRFENVASSDLRKWKIPLEQASAQYPQWVVSPFLDAVKFDDAARVEPALGQNIYNGQCDFSYTGLHEIPPYLRNDKSTTSLGTDKGLYETLHNSNIRRIPILNAVDNNGRIMGPAAEIRVHIEGPRKRAGFGLFGIEGADYSADSVMGKILKQTCDFLLYKPKIRKITLFTSEFDQDPENLLCQVSLDNPLNSQVKGSLSLIAGGNQINVSREIEIGPDQTQECVLELGEIGRDFPLLDFDWKVTVKTDRGVDILEDRVSIEKSLIKVGKNMLDLRTTHRDKRISNHFFIDLYGARAMLQLGKYLQQNKDALQRNQDVLGDTRPQDFIRAAEELSDMICSVQDPDGSIPLGYSEMRKIRWVADNGSVALGLAQMALEFEPELAERCMRAAKNYVDWRHTFYISPEKSKMLQEKFGKDKWTRPGNYGFGYMTSNWDTKEQWHERKREERGPDYVLGICIGVMGALDVLEDCPYYHDIAVRDTKHFIDGDYSTASYFQAEGIFWMYYTLKDQGLKDAIKERLETSFLPSVINGKKYQWFSHGSRGSLLWLTLAYYYNFMDDTPAVRASLLKAIWEHCSDSLGMSMDSVAQRFSHSSHGNSVSASKYAGSCSSIWLMEMLEPGSTLLEGFPVE
- a CDS encoding discoidin domain-containing protein, giving the protein MKKTLFLISIFLISGVISAVEIQDVVVWDYSSYYYGSRYDFYPDYVVNGYGLDTETGFHTGDRWEYAYWMNGIGTKVVNGDQFIEFKLGPIPYYLTDIHIWNFNRNGYTSRGTQEMEILVRNGGSYTSLGVFTLGRGTGQDDYPGETIPISHTEPVTYVKFVPLTTYGDASYAGLSEVKFYGNGTSNEPPYVFAGKPQQLKGLNATLKGAVTDDGGTPSISWSKISGPGNVTFTDSSDPATEVTFSDYGLYELELSADDSSYEVYQFTTVRCIPEWWKEIDEVTVDSSTTAYSQYYEAENVINGNGLYDTGYHTAASYDYHWCSADSPSSAEIVFALETTTSLNGVRIWNFNHSYGGYLENCAISNFEISVSNDKANWESLGTFSLDNPLDWPWDTSKIIPLSPTQSYQYIKFDSFSSFSSTNVAFSEVRFSGTPDNTSPTVDAGEDLDTWLAPDEAVAAIDITAADDGEPTPPGELAYTWTKVSGPEGYSFDSDSIEDPTVTFTEAGEYEFQVEVTDSEFIVTDNVIVTVYINGCEHAKAQPEYVPLPGDADANCKVNLADFSLVAAGWLECNSSDPNECF
- a CDS encoding AGE family epimerase/isomerase, whose protein sequence is MNLLTKNSVNKRESLLRYYGITLGQKPSIEDYNAAAGDYKAIMLSNLLFIIERFERNKSYPWIDTKYNLITGSDADESDPFCGKNAVYSWIQGRALESLSILADWIKNNCDDPDCGSLAQRTDKVLKTVLESVLAAREKNCGHMFFCISPSGRACFVEPKGSVREVKLDEDSPYNFSDLFCSKGIYAAACYLNDRKLMRTGREYISRVEHAIWNGSFRTDQPQTDPLNPVGNKNGRNGYSHFMIQIGAICLLMKNEPDIETADRALKLIDYILENYVNCTKQFKELEQYDFCEYIDNSGKPYKQDEHILCDVGHVLEFVGLTLKFAALCRCFNGITQQQLSHIREIEMLVPKIFVHHFNLGFNTQAGGIYKLFDLRSRSAYNPTMPWWSLPETIRAALLCMNLPAGNNLGDELENIFIKSHNAFINNYINSSKNLLAYQTIDENALPVNVIPAVPDLDPNYHTGLSLLESIGLITKPAGK